In a single window of the Nocardiopsis composta genome:
- a CDS encoding AIM24 family protein, producing the protein MRSSLFEEAAENDQPGMSLQNRKMVRVRLDGGEFHARQGSMVAYQGRVDFAYKGSGMKRFLKKAFTGEGLSLMTVTGAGDVFLARDAWDVHLVDLEGDSITVNAENVLAFESGLDWDISRVEGAGMVAGGLFNTVFTGHGRIAVACLGSPVLIGVDQPTYADTQSVVAWSTSLRTGVRRTAKAGALIGRGSGEAFQISFEGQGFVLVQASEGPPQPPAQG; encoded by the coding sequence ATGCGCAGCAGCCTTTTCGAAGAGGCCGCGGAGAACGACCAGCCGGGGATGTCCCTGCAGAACCGCAAGATGGTCCGGGTCCGCCTGGACGGCGGCGAGTTCCACGCCCGGCAGGGCTCGATGGTCGCCTACCAGGGCCGCGTCGACTTCGCCTACAAGGGATCCGGGATGAAGCGGTTCCTGAAGAAGGCGTTCACCGGCGAGGGGCTGTCGCTGATGACGGTCACCGGCGCCGGCGACGTGTTCCTCGCCCGGGACGCCTGGGACGTGCACCTGGTCGACCTGGAGGGCGACTCGATCACGGTCAACGCAGAGAACGTGCTGGCCTTCGAGTCCGGCCTGGACTGGGACATCTCCCGGGTGGAGGGCGCCGGGATGGTCGCGGGCGGCCTGTTCAACACGGTGTTCACCGGGCACGGCCGGATCGCCGTGGCCTGCCTGGGCTCGCCCGTGCTGATCGGCGTCGACCAGCCCACCTACGCCGACACCCAGTCGGTCGTCGCCTGGTCCACCTCGCTGCGCACCGGGGTGCGCCGCACCGCCAAGGCAGGCGCGCTGATCGGCCGGGGCAGCGGCGAGGCCTTCCAGATCTCCTTCGAGGGCCAGGGCTTCGTCCTGGTCCAGGCCTCCGAGGGCCCGCCCCAGCCGCCCGCCCAGGGCTGA
- a CDS encoding sacsin N-terminal ATP-binding-like domain-containing protein codes for MDARTADPYGTAGLRRRVLDGWSASPSRFREDANAEEDHALGGYRDRAVVELAQNAADAALRAGVPGRLLLRLDGDAFTAANTGAPLTAEGVESMSTLRASAKRGGDGAAPVGRFGVGFASVAALSDDVTAASRDGAVRWSAEAARAEVHTELLDTGRADPGLAEELHRRGGALPLLRLPFPAADAAAVPDGYDTAVTLRLRDAEARSTVARLLAETGPALLLALPALAEVRIAAPEGERVLTRREQPPTGTDLPADDDVLITADGPDGAATTRWRTLTRTGRFDPGQLADRPVEERDRPEWTLTWATALDEDGRPGLPAEVPRVLHAPTPSDTPLDLPALLIASFPLTPDRRRVAPGPAADALLAEAAEAYAELLCRLDPRAALDLVPPPALGGGEFDGRFRALAGDPLQDAAFLRTAGGEPVRPRDAVLVEGGPEVVGALAGAVPAALPGDVDPAHPGLVRLRVHRVGPAELADLLAELDREPAWWARLYAALRGAVAAGADPAELGALPVPLADGRTVRGPRSLLIPEPGVFEALPGPGALAPLGLRIVHPEAADPLLVRLGAVEAGPYAVLSDAQTRAAVRDSLDAEDPDAVAVPVLALAAAAGASTADLPWLAELALRDDEDGYSVAGELLLPESPLREVFTDDAPFGLVAADLVERYGARLLAAVGVLDGFTVVRAEDVTLGEALEEVLDDLPLDGLEEWAEEVAARLGDPDLPPTVPELVAVADLEFVREDRWPRALELLAGAGTRAAVTDPARVLLDGGRSADVPSYTAWWLRTGALLGGASPGDLRLPDADPVLHGLYESAPKGVDPALARAIGVRGTLEDLLADPDGPDDLLDRLADPERRIGHRALHRLWTALAGADPDRVEPPEQVRAVQGGAIVVADAEDALVVDAPDLLPLLADRPVLLPPAGLAAALADVLDLPLAGEEVPAPVTAPGEVRPVPDEVRHFIDTDALTYVHHEAIEVDGVPLEWRCTGGILHATGPAGLARALCWKAGAWHRRHLVAQVLTDPDRAPFLLAEADLE; via the coding sequence ATGGACGCCCGAACCGCCGACCCGTACGGCACCGCCGGGCTGCGGCGGCGCGTACTCGACGGCTGGTCCGCGTCGCCCTCCCGGTTCCGGGAGGACGCCAACGCCGAAGAGGACCACGCCCTCGGCGGGTACCGCGACCGCGCCGTCGTCGAACTGGCGCAGAACGCCGCGGACGCCGCGCTGCGCGCCGGCGTCCCCGGCCGGCTGCTGCTCCGGCTGGACGGCGACGCGTTCACCGCCGCCAACACCGGCGCCCCGCTCACCGCGGAGGGCGTGGAGTCGATGTCCACCCTGCGCGCCTCGGCCAAGCGCGGCGGGGACGGCGCCGCCCCGGTCGGCCGGTTCGGCGTCGGCTTCGCCTCGGTGGCCGCGCTCTCCGACGACGTCACCGCCGCCTCCCGGGACGGTGCGGTGCGGTGGAGCGCCGAGGCCGCCCGCGCCGAGGTGCACACCGAGCTGCTGGACACCGGCCGGGCCGATCCCGGCCTCGCCGAGGAGCTGCACCGCCGCGGCGGCGCCCTCCCGCTGCTCCGGCTGCCCTTCCCCGCCGCCGACGCCGCCGCGGTCCCGGACGGCTACGACACCGCCGTCACCCTGCGGCTCCGCGACGCGGAGGCCCGCTCCACCGTCGCCCGGCTGCTCGCCGAGACCGGTCCCGCCCTGCTGCTGGCGCTGCCCGCGCTGGCCGAGGTGCGGATCGCCGCCCCCGAGGGAGAGCGGGTGCTCACCCGCCGCGAGCAGCCGCCGACCGGGACCGACCTGCCCGCCGATGACGACGTGCTGATCACCGCGGACGGCCCGGACGGGGCCGCCACCACCCGCTGGCGCACCCTCACCCGCACCGGCCGGTTCGACCCCGGGCAGCTGGCCGACCGCCCGGTCGAGGAGCGCGACCGGCCGGAGTGGACGCTGACCTGGGCGACCGCCCTGGATGAAGACGGCCGCCCCGGGCTGCCCGCGGAGGTGCCCCGGGTGCTGCACGCCCCCACCCCCTCCGACACCCCGCTCGACCTGCCCGCCCTGCTCATCGCCTCGTTCCCGCTCACCCCGGACCGCCGCCGGGTCGCCCCCGGCCCCGCGGCCGACGCGCTGCTCGCCGAGGCCGCCGAGGCCTACGCCGAGCTGCTCTGCCGGCTGGACCCGCGCGCGGCGCTCGACCTGGTCCCGCCGCCCGCGCTGGGCGGCGGCGAGTTCGACGGGCGGTTCCGCGCGCTGGCCGGCGACCCGCTGCAGGACGCCGCGTTCCTGCGCACCGCGGGCGGCGAACCGGTCCGCCCGCGCGACGCGGTGCTGGTCGAGGGCGGCCCCGAGGTGGTCGGGGCGCTCGCCGGCGCGGTCCCCGCCGCGCTGCCCGGCGACGTCGACCCCGCCCATCCCGGCCTGGTCCGGCTCCGGGTGCACCGGGTCGGCCCGGCCGAACTCGCCGACCTCCTCGCCGAGCTCGACCGGGAGCCGGCCTGGTGGGCGCGGCTGTACGCGGCGCTGCGCGGCGCGGTCGCCGCAGGGGCGGACCCCGCCGAGCTGGGCGCGCTCCCGGTGCCGCTGGCCGACGGCCGGACGGTGCGCGGCCCGCGCTCCCTGCTCATCCCCGAGCCCGGGGTCTTCGAGGCGCTGCCCGGCCCGGGCGCGCTGGCCCCGCTCGGCCTGCGCATCGTGCACCCGGAGGCGGCCGACCCGCTGCTGGTCCGGCTGGGCGCGGTCGAGGCCGGCCCGTACGCGGTGCTCTCCGACGCGCAGACCCGGGCGGCGGTGCGGGACTCGCTGGACGCCGAGGACCCGGACGCGGTCGCCGTCCCGGTGCTCGCCCTGGCCGCGGCTGCCGGCGCGTCCACCGCCGATCTGCCCTGGCTGGCCGAGCTGGCGCTCCGCGACGACGAGGACGGCTACTCGGTCGCCGGCGAGCTGCTGCTGCCGGAGAGCCCGCTGCGCGAGGTGTTCACCGACGACGCCCCGTTCGGGCTGGTCGCCGCGGACCTGGTGGAGCGGTACGGGGCCCGGCTGCTCGCCGCGGTCGGGGTGCTGGACGGGTTCACCGTGGTTCGCGCCGAGGACGTGACGCTGGGCGAGGCCCTGGAGGAGGTCCTGGACGACCTCCCGCTGGACGGCCTGGAGGAGTGGGCCGAGGAGGTCGCCGCCCGGCTCGGCGACCCCGACCTGCCGCCGACCGTCCCCGAACTGGTCGCCGTGGCCGACCTGGAGTTCGTCCGGGAGGACCGCTGGCCCCGGGCGCTGGAGCTGCTGGCCGGCGCCGGGACCCGCGCCGCGGTCACCGACCCGGCCCGGGTGCTGCTGGACGGCGGCCGCTCGGCGGACGTCCCGTCCTACACCGCCTGGTGGCTGCGGACCGGGGCGCTGCTCGGCGGGGCGTCCCCCGGCGACCTGCGGCTGCCCGACGCCGACCCGGTGCTGCACGGGCTGTACGAGTCCGCGCCGAAGGGCGTCGACCCGGCCCTGGCCCGGGCGATCGGCGTCCGCGGCACCCTGGAGGACCTGCTCGCCGACCCGGACGGGCCGGACGACCTGCTGGACCGGCTGGCCGACCCGGAGCGCCGGATCGGCCACCGCGCGCTGCACCGGCTGTGGACCGCGCTGGCCGGCGCCGACCCGGACCGGGTGGAGCCGCCGGAGCAGGTCCGCGCGGTGCAGGGCGGCGCGATCGTCGTCGCCGACGCCGAGGACGCCCTGGTGGTGGACGCCCCCGACCTGCTGCCGCTGCTGGCCGACCGCCCGGTGCTGCTCCCGCCCGCCGGGCTGGCCGCCGCCCTGGCTGACGTCCTCGACCTGCCCCTGGCCGGCGAGGAGGTCCCGGCTCCGGTCACCGCCCCCGGAGAGGTCCGGCCGGTCCCCGACGAGGTCCGGCACTTCATCGACACCGACGCGCTGACCTACGTGCACCACGAGGCGATCGAGGTCGACGGCGTCCCCCTGGAGTGGCGCTGCACCGGCGGCATCCTGCACGCCACCGGCCCCGCCGGCCTGGCCCGAGCCCTGTGCTGGAAGGCCGGCGCCTGGCACCGCCGCCACCTCGTCGCCCAGGTCCTCACCGACCCGGACCGCGCACCGTTCCTCCTGGCAGAGGCCGACCTGGAGTGA
- a CDS encoding N5-glutamine methyltransferase family protein, translating to MSETLRPFPRRLAERLRRILIDADYTVAGVRDRLGGTAARALAREQLVPALRATGGEEGLGQLLRLWWLQEPIEEKAARALLPVDELAAEGLLAVDDGGVRALVHLGPWELDGGEPGYVVSDLTVRPGQGVPRPDHVVGAGGASATLSRLIVDGPVDRALDLGTGCGVQALHLSGRAAEVCATDVNPRALRFTEISCALSGVGNAAVRRGSLYEPVAGERFDLIVSNPPFVITPGAANFTYRESDLPGDAVVAELVREAPRHLTDGGWCQLLGNWLHVDGEDWRDRVGEWVAGAGCSGWVVQRDVQDPAEYVELWLRDSCEQGGPEYTRRYDAWLEYFEREGVEGIGFGWICLRNDAAQDAAVRVEELRHEIDQPVGGYLPDVVDGAMTAHRLTDAALLSAHVALAPGVVEERIGTPGAPDPQRILLRQENGLRRAAQVGTVEAALAGVCDGTMPVGPLLDAIAQLTEEEPAELRRRLPDVLRSLIAEGFFRVAR from the coding sequence GTGTCTGAAACGCTCCGCCCCTTCCCGCGACGGCTGGCCGAACGGCTGCGCCGGATCCTGATCGACGCCGACTACACCGTCGCCGGCGTGCGCGACCGCCTGGGCGGCACCGCGGCGCGCGCCCTGGCCCGCGAGCAGCTGGTCCCCGCGCTGCGCGCCACCGGCGGCGAAGAAGGGCTGGGGCAGCTGCTCCGGCTGTGGTGGCTGCAGGAGCCGATCGAGGAGAAGGCGGCCCGCGCGCTGCTGCCCGTCGACGAGCTGGCCGCCGAAGGGCTGCTCGCGGTGGACGACGGCGGCGTCCGCGCCCTGGTGCACCTGGGCCCGTGGGAGCTGGACGGCGGCGAGCCCGGCTACGTGGTCAGCGACCTCACCGTCCGGCCCGGCCAGGGCGTGCCCCGGCCCGACCACGTGGTGGGCGCGGGCGGCGCGTCGGCCACCCTGTCCCGGCTCATCGTGGACGGCCCGGTGGACCGCGCGCTCGACCTGGGCACCGGGTGCGGCGTGCAGGCCCTGCACCTGTCCGGCCGCGCCGCCGAGGTGTGCGCGACCGACGTCAACCCGCGCGCGCTGCGCTTCACCGAGATCAGCTGCGCCCTGTCCGGGGTGGGCAACGCGGCGGTGCGCCGCGGGTCGCTGTACGAGCCGGTGGCCGGCGAGCGCTTCGACCTGATCGTGTCCAACCCGCCGTTCGTCATCACCCCCGGCGCCGCGAACTTCACCTACCGCGAGTCCGACCTGCCCGGCGACGCGGTCGTCGCCGAGCTGGTCCGCGAGGCCCCGCGGCACCTCACCGACGGCGGCTGGTGCCAGCTGCTCGGCAACTGGCTGCACGTCGACGGCGAGGACTGGCGGGACCGGGTCGGCGAGTGGGTCGCCGGCGCGGGCTGCTCCGGCTGGGTGGTCCAGCGCGACGTCCAGGACCCCGCCGAGTACGTCGAGCTGTGGCTGCGCGACTCCTGCGAGCAGGGCGGCCCCGAGTACACCCGCCGGTACGACGCCTGGCTGGAGTACTTCGAGCGGGAGGGCGTGGAGGGCATCGGCTTCGGCTGGATCTGCCTGCGCAACGACGCCGCCCAGGACGCCGCGGTCCGGGTCGAAGAGCTCCGGCACGAGATCGACCAGCCGGTCGGCGGCTACCTCCCCGACGTGGTGGACGGCGCGATGACCGCGCACCGGCTCACCGACGCGGCGCTGCTCTCCGCGCACGTGGCGCTGGCCCCGGGCGTGGTCGAGGAGCGGATCGGCACGCCCGGCGCGCCGGACCCGCAGCGCATCCTGCTCCGCCAGGAGAACGGCCTGCGCCGCGCCGCCCAGGTGGGCACCGTGGAGGCGGCCCTGGCCGGCGTCTGCGACGGCACCATGCCGGTCGGCCCGCTGCTCGACGCGATCGCCCAGCTCACCGAGGAGGAACCGGCCGAACTCCGCCGCCGCCTCCCCGACGTGCTCCGCTCCCTGATCGCCGAGGGCTTCTTCCGCGTGGCCCGCTAG
- a CDS encoding DUF2530 domain-containing protein, translating to MRTPRRPDPEVLEFDYRVPTALGTLGWTAALVVLLVWGDGLDPDQRWRIGVCAVGMVLGVFAFFYIPYLLGRRARLEAARTGERAAADVHAEGAAAGEHTAAEGVPAPSPAPERQADAGRSPQ from the coding sequence GTGCGCACACCCCGACGCCCCGACCCCGAGGTCCTGGAGTTCGACTACCGCGTCCCCACCGCCCTGGGCACCCTGGGCTGGACCGCGGCGCTGGTGGTCCTCCTGGTCTGGGGCGACGGCCTCGACCCCGACCAGCGCTGGCGGATCGGCGTGTGCGCCGTCGGGATGGTGCTCGGCGTCTTCGCCTTCTTCTACATCCCCTACCTGCTGGGCAGGCGGGCCCGCCTGGAGGCCGCCCGCACCGGGGAGCGCGCCGCGGCCGACGTGCACGCGGAAGGCGCGGCGGCCGGGGAGCACACCGCGGCCGAGGGGGTCCCCGCACCCTCCCCCGCCCCGGAGCGCCAGGCCGACGCCGGACGCTCCCCCCAGTAG
- a CDS encoding NCS2 family permease, translated as MNATPQPTSAPAAPGGLRGRLDAYFRVTERGSNFAREIRGGLVTFFAMAYIIVLNPLIIGTAPDAAGDELGIARVAATTALVGGVISILMGVVSRYPFAVAAGMGINVIVAYTLAPEMTWADAMGLVVLEGIVLLVLVLTGFRNAVFRAVPAGLKSAIAVGVGMFLAFVGFVNAGFIRRVPDAANSTVPVQLGSGHLDGWPILVFVLGLALTIALIVRKVRGAMLIGMLAATATAIAVEAFAKVGPSVGADGEPNPTGWSLTVPTLPSSVGDVVAVPDFSLVGQFNLFGSFANIGVIAVVLLIFTLLLADFFDTMGTMVGVAEQGRLLDSDGNLDGSREVLVVDAVGTMAGGAASASVNTVFAESSAGVAEGARTGIAPIVTGLLFLVATLFSPLVEIVPFEAATPVLIIVGFMMMTQVTKIDFTDLSLGIPAFITIATMPFTYSIADGIGFGFITYVLIKAVQGRPREVHPLMWIVAAAFLVFFAMEPLKALFAG; from the coding sequence GTGAACGCAACACCACAGCCCACCTCCGCCCCCGCGGCGCCCGGCGGCCTGCGCGGCCGGCTCGACGCCTACTTCCGCGTCACCGAGCGCGGGTCGAACTTCGCCCGGGAGATCCGCGGCGGCCTCGTGACCTTCTTCGCGATGGCCTACATCATCGTGCTCAACCCGCTGATCATCGGGACCGCGCCGGACGCGGCCGGCGACGAGCTGGGCATCGCCCGGGTCGCGGCGACCACCGCGCTGGTCGGCGGGGTCATCTCGATCCTGATGGGCGTGGTCAGCCGCTACCCGTTCGCGGTGGCGGCCGGCATGGGCATCAACGTGATCGTCGCCTACACCCTGGCCCCCGAGATGACCTGGGCCGACGCCATGGGCCTGGTGGTCCTGGAGGGCATCGTGCTGCTGGTCCTGGTGCTCACCGGGTTCCGCAACGCGGTGTTCCGCGCGGTGCCGGCCGGACTGAAGAGCGCGATCGCGGTGGGCGTGGGGATGTTCCTCGCCTTCGTCGGGTTCGTGAACGCCGGCTTCATCCGGCGGGTCCCGGACGCGGCGAACAGCACCGTCCCGGTCCAGCTCGGCTCCGGCCACCTGGACGGCTGGCCGATCCTGGTGTTCGTACTCGGCCTGGCGCTGACCATCGCGCTGATCGTGCGCAAGGTGCGGGGCGCGATGCTGATCGGCATGCTCGCCGCCACCGCGACCGCGATCGCAGTGGAGGCGTTCGCGAAGGTCGGCCCCTCGGTCGGCGCCGACGGCGAGCCCAACCCGACCGGCTGGTCGCTGACCGTGCCGACGCTGCCGTCCTCGGTGGGCGACGTGGTGGCGGTGCCCGACTTCAGCCTGGTCGGCCAGTTCAACCTGTTCGGCAGCTTCGCCAACATCGGCGTCATCGCGGTCGTCCTGCTGATCTTCACCCTGCTGCTGGCCGACTTCTTCGACACCATGGGCACCATGGTCGGCGTGGCCGAGCAGGGCAGGCTGCTCGACTCCGACGGCAACCTGGACGGCAGCCGCGAGGTCCTGGTGGTCGACGCGGTGGGCACGATGGCCGGCGGCGCCGCGTCGGCCTCGGTGAACACCGTCTTCGCCGAGTCGTCGGCGGGCGTCGCCGAAGGCGCGCGGACCGGCATCGCGCCGATCGTCACCGGCCTGCTCTTCCTGGTGGCGACGCTCTTCTCGCCGCTGGTGGAGATCGTGCCGTTCGAGGCCGCCACCCCGGTGCTGATCATCGTCGGCTTCATGATGATGACCCAGGTCACCAAGATCGACTTCACCGACCTGTCGCTGGGCATCCCGGCGTTCATCACCATCGCCACCATGCCGTTCACCTATTCGATCGCCGACGGCATCGGGTTCGGCTTCATCACCTACGTGCTGATCAAGGCGGTCCAGGGCCGCCCGCGCGAGGTGCACCCGCTGATGTGGATCGTGGCCGCGGCGTTCCTGGTCTTCTTCGCGATGGAGCCGCTCAAGGCGCTCTTCGCGGGCTGA
- a CDS encoding MarR family winged helix-turn-helix transcriptional regulator, with amino-acid sequence MKNPDLTPQTRTDAGLAAVLRVAVGRLARRLRAQRPDASLSLGQGAVLFALARHGQMTPRALADHEKVQPPSMTRIITALEERGLVTRTPHPQDRRQQLVDLTDAGRTLVREDQHRREAWLARRLAELSPQEKTVLREAAEILDRLSQS; translated from the coding sequence ATGAAGAATCCAGATCTCACCCCGCAGACCCGGACCGACGCCGGACTGGCGGCGGTGCTCCGCGTGGCCGTGGGCAGGCTCGCCCGGCGGCTCAGAGCGCAGCGCCCCGACGCGTCGCTCTCCCTGGGACAGGGGGCCGTCCTGTTCGCCCTCGCCCGCCACGGCCAGATGACCCCCCGGGCCCTGGCCGACCACGAGAAGGTGCAGCCCCCCTCGATGACCAGGATCATCACCGCGCTGGAAGAGCGCGGCCTGGTCACCCGCACCCCGCACCCGCAGGACCGCCGGCAGCAGCTGGTGGACCTGACCGACGCGGGCCGCACCCTGGTCCGGGAGGACCAGCACCGGCGGGAGGCGTGGCTGGCCCGGCGGCTGGCCGAACTGAGCCCGCAGGAGAAGACGGTGCTGCGGGAGGCGGCGGAGATCCTGGACCGGCTGAGCCAGTCTTAG